The Pukyongia salina genome segment ACTTGTCTTATTCTATTAATGGTAAAAATGTGGTTCTTAAAATTAACCAACAGTGACCCAAATAAGAAAGTTTACATTACTTTTTATCTTATTCAGTTTTAATTATTTGTCCGGGCAAAATCAGACCGATTCCAGATCTTTGCAGGAAGTATTTACATATCTGGAGCAAACTTTCCAATGCACATTCAGCTATAAGGATATCGATCTAAGATATCACTACACTTCTGTTCCCAAAGCAAATGATCTTGAACTAGCGGTCCAGACGTTATCACAAAGTACCTTATTTAATTTCACCATCCTGGAGGACCGCACTGTGGCCGTTCAAAAAAAAGAGGGGTTGGTACGCAGATGTGTTGTTATTACTTCTGAAATTGATCTACCCATGGTTAATGTGGCAATTGTCACGCCATACCAACAGCTCATAACAGATAGCGCGGGTAGAGCCGATCTGGAGGTCGGGAACACTTCCGAAGAAATTACCATAAGATACACTGGCTTCGAAACGATAAGAACCACAGCAGCCAACCTAGCTACGAACGATTGTTCCTCCTTCAGGTTGTTGCGTAAGATCGAATATCTCAACACCGTCACCCTGGTGAACTACCTGGCTAAAGGGATCACTAAAAGCACCAATGGTGCCTTAAATGTAAATTACAAGGAATTTGACATCCTTCCCGGGCTCATAGAACCCGACGTGCTGCAGACCATACAGGCCTTGCCGGGAATTCAAAGTGTGAATGAAACCGTTTCTTTTATAAATATACGCGGAGGAACTAACGACCAGAATCTGGTACTCTGGGACGGGATAAAAATGTATCAGAGCGGGCACTTTTTTGGCCTTATCTCGGCATTTAATCCGTTCCTTACAACCGAGGTAAACATCATTAAAAATGGTAGTAGCGCCGAATATGGGGATGGCGTTTCCGGGATCATAAGTATGCAGGGAGACGATACGATCGGGTCTCAAATTTCCGGAGGATGGGGTATAAACGCGATTAGCACAGATGCCTACCTGGAGATCCCATTAAGCGACAAAGCCTCTCTTCAACTTGCCGGACGAAAATCTTTCAATAATCTTATTGAAACCCCAACCTACACCGAGTATTTTGAAAAAGCATTTCAGAATACTGAAGTTCTTGTCAATTCGGAGGCGGAGTCTGCTTCCAATGACGATTTTACTTTTTACGACGCGCATTTACGATTTGTATATAAACCTACCGAAAAAGATTACCTGAGGGTAAATTTTCTGTTACTTGGAAATCGGCTGGATTTTCTTGAAAATGCAGTGATCGATAATGTACGCGAATCCAGGCAGAGCGAACTAACCCAGGAAAATTATTCGGGAGGACTTTATTACGGCCGTATATGGAACAACAAATTCAGTACAAATATTCAACTATACGGGACCACCTACGGCTTGAGAGCGACCAATTTCGATATTCGCAACAACCAGCGATTACTTCAAAACAACGATGTACTTGAAGGCGGTTTAAAGGCTAGTGGAAATTTTGCGATCTCTCAAAATGCGATGCTGATGGCGGGATATCAGTTCAATGAGACGGGAATTACCAATTTCGAACAGATTAATAACCCGTTCTTTGAAAGAACCGATAAACAGGTATTGAGAACTCATAGTGTTTTCGCACAAACTAATCTCAGCCCTGCAAAATGGAACACCACCATAATAGCTGGTCTTAGGCTTAACCATATTGGTAAATTTAACAAGGTATTGCTAGAACCAAGATTAAGTATAAACTACCGCTTCCTGAATTATTTTTCCATCGATGTGGCTGGTGAATTAAAGAGCCAGACCACCTCCCAGATCATCGACCTTCAAAACGATTTCCTCGGGGTAGAGAACCGGCGGTGGGTATTATCAAGGGAAAACGATATCCCAATTCTAAAAGGACAGCAATTTTCTGTGGGGATCAACTACAGTAGAAACGGATGGTTGGTAAATGCCGAACCTTATATAAAGAGGATCGAAGGAATTACCACACAGAGCCAGGGATTTCAGAATCAATTTGAGAATGCCCGTACGCATGGTAGTTATATGGTTAAAGGAGTAGATCTACTTATAAACAAACGATTTAGAAACGTGAATACCTGGTTTAGTTATTCGTACGCAAAGAACGACTACACCTTCAAACAGCTTACTCCTTCGTCATTTCCCAACAATATCGACATTCGGCATACCATCACTTATGGAATCAATTACAGCATCGATAAATTTAATATATCGGGAGGTTTTAATTATCATAGCGGAAAACCAATCACCACCTTGGTCCCTGGTAACCAGGTTGTGAACGGACAATTGAATTTCGATCTTCCCAACGCCTCCAATATAGACGATTACATTCGGGTAGATATATCGGGTACATACAGTTTCTCTATTGGGGAAAAATTAAATGCTTTTGCCGGAATTTCATTCTGGAATTTGTTAGACACCAAAAATGAACTAAACAGTTTTTATCGTATCAATAGTGATGGTGAACACGAAAAAGTTACAGAGAATTCCCTGGCCTTTACTCCCAATGCCACGTTTAGAATTCGCTTTTAAGTGAAATATGTATCTTTAGCCGAATCAAAAAACGCAATCCTTTACAATGAAGAATATTATCCTTTGCTTCTTAATGGCACTAAGTGCTGTTGGAACTTACTCACAAACCGAAATAGATAAGGTAAAAGAGACAGTATCGAAGTCTGAAATAGAAGGCCATATATACTTTTTGGCAGACGACCTGTTAAAAGGCAGAGAGGCTGGAACGCCCGAGAATAAGATCGCTGCTTCCTATCTCGCTAATACACTGCGAAGTTATGGGGTGAAACCTAATCCTAAGACCGGCACCTATTATCAAACCGTTCCTATGGAGAAAAAACCAGCCCCAAAACCTATCTATCTCACTATAAACGGTAAAGAATATAAATACAAGTTACCGATGAAATCGGCCAAATTGGAAGTGACCACGGAAGGAGTCTATCTGGGCTATGGGATGGAATCTGATTTCGAGGGTAAAGATCTTCGCAAAAAGTTTGTGATCGTTAAGTCTGGAAGTGCTAATTCGCCTTCTGTTCGGGCAGCATTTGGCTTAACACAGCAAAAAGAACAACTAGCAAAAGCCGCAGGTGCACTTGGTGTAATAGAACTTGTAGATACAGACCAGAGAACCTGGGGGAGAATTGATCATTTTGTCAATTCGCCTCGTCTCGAACTGGCCAGCGGTGAAAAAACGAATGAAGATGGCAGATTTGGTTATATCTGGATGATGGATGAAAAAGGTAGCCTGGCCAACGAACTTGACGGAGCTCCTAACCCATCGGTAAAAGTAGATATGTCTTTAAGTCCTGTGAGTAAGATCATATCGCAAAATGTAATTGGCGTCGTGGAAGGTACAGACCCCAAACTTAAAAACGAATATGTGATCTATTCTGCTCATTATGATCACGTAGGTATTGGTAGCCCGGATGCTACAGGAGACACCATCTATAACGGTGCCCGCGATAATGCGGTTGGAACTACAACGGTTCTAAGTATGGCTAAGAATCTTGCCAAATACCCCACAAAGCGGTCTGCGCTGTTCATTCTTTTTACGGCTGAGGAAAAAGGCCTTCTTGGGAGTAAATATTATGTTGAAAACCCAGTACTTCCTTTAAAACAAATGGTGTATTGCTTTAATAGTGATAACGGTGGTTATAACGATACATCCCTGGCAACCATTGTGGGACTGGAGCGTACAACCGCTCAGAAGAATATAGAGATGGCGGCAGCCGATTTCGGTTTAAAAGCTATTGAGGATCCTGCGCCCGAACAGGGTTTATTTGACAGAAGTGACAATGTTCATTTCGCGGCCAAAGGAATTCCGGCACCTACCTTTTCGATGGGATTTACCTCTTTTGACGGGGAAGTGACAAAATATTACCATCAGCCCGGAGACCATGCCGACTCTTTAGATTACGATTATTTACTGAAATTTTTTAGGGCATATGTGATGGCAGGCCGTAATATCGCCAACGATACAAAAACCGCGGTTTGGGTAAGTGGAGATAAATATGAGGCCGCAGGTAAAACACTTTACGGAAACTAATGAGACGAAAGTATTTGCTGGCATTTATGTTTCTTCCTATACTTATGTGTAACTGTAAATCTATGGCGGTGAAGAGCATTCAATATTCCGATCAGAATAACAATCATTATTCTATAACCCAGACTTCATTGATCTACAGTCCCGTTACTCCTGAAGAAAGTTCTTCGGGTGTTTACAGTGGAGGAGATCCTGCGGAAGTACAACTTACCAAAGATGAATTCAATACTATTCTTAGCCTGTCGGAAAAAATCATGAAAGCTTCGGAAGGAAATGAAATGAAACGCGAAATGCTTACTTCGGTATTAGTTATTTCGGAAGAGGGCAAAAGTCGAAGAGCTATATTAAAACGATCGGAAGCACGAAGTGCGTTGGAGGAGCTACTTCAGAAAGTAAAACAATAAATACTTATAAAGATAAAAGCCATCCCATGTCCCGGATGGCTTTCTTTTTGTGGGGCAAAAAATGGAGGACATGCAAATTTTTTAAAGGCCTCCTAAATAGATCTCGTCCGGAATCTTTACGTTCCTGTTGAGGGATTCTTCTTTTTCATAATCAATTTGAACAACGATTCAAGAAAGTATCCACTACTGATTCCAAATCCCTAAATTGAAGGCCTTTCCACTAACTAATCAAACAATCTATATTTTAGTGAAAGTGAGGAAGTCGGTACCACCATTACCTCCGCTTACGTCGGTCAATTCTATCGTGTTATCGGTGATAGAAATAATATCCCAATCATCTATTAGATCATCGAAATCACTATCCTGAGGCACCGAGAAAAAGATATTGAAATCTACATCATTGCTGCTCGATGAAGACGAACTACTGCTATTGGTCACAGACCAGGTTCCATTTACGGTAGTAGTATTTCTAACGGCCACCAGTGACCCATCACTATTAAAACTAAATTCATAACCGTTAAAATTGGAAGTCTCATCTTTATCGGTATCCCAGAAATATGAGATCCTCCAGGTGCCGTTTTGAGCTACCTGGTTTGCCTGAGCGATCTGGTCGCTGCTGCTGTTATTCGAGCTATCGTTTGAATCGTCTTTCGAACATGCTACCAGAAGCACCGTAAAAAGGATCGTCATTGTGATATTTAAAAATTTCTTTTTCATTTTAATATAGTTTAAGAGGATTAATTATAATTTTTGAAATGTAAGGTTATCTGTTCCGCCGCCACCGCCACTAACATCTTCAAGTTCCACCAATGTGCTGGTAAAGTTTAGCACATCCCAGTCGTCGTTGAATTCGTCGAAGGGGAACTGGGTTCCAAAATCCAGAACCAGATCCAAATTGGTAGTTCCGGTGACTGCCCAGGTACCATTGAAGGTATTTGTTCCGTTTGTTGCCACTACTGTTCCACCTGTATTGAAAGTAAGGGTATAGCCATTATAGTCTATGGTTTCATCGATCCCGTCGTCAAGGTATTGTGCTACAAACCACTGCCCGTCTTCAAGGGTATCGATCAAGGCTTGTGCAGTTCCACCACCGCCACCTCCACAACCTGTGGCAGGACTTCTTCCAAATTCGAGGATATCGGTTCCACCACCGCCACCGCTAACATCAAGCAGGCTAATGAGGTTCGAATTGAAGCTGGAGACATCCCAGTCGTCATTAATGTCGTCGAAATTAGGATCTGCTGTGATATCGAAATTTAGAATAAGATTTAGCACGCCATCATCAACTTCCACGCTCCAGAAACCATTTACGGTTGTAGAAGAGCTTATCGCTGTGGCTGTACCATTGAGGTTGTAGGTGAATACGTAATCCACGTAGTCACAGGTTTCGATATTTCCATCGTCATCCAATAAGTTAACGTACCACACACCTGTGGTTAATTCGGTGATAAGTGCATTGGTGTTTCCACCTCCACCTGTAGGAGGAGTTCTTTCGAAAGTAAGATAATCTATACTTCCGTCACCGCTTTCATCTCTTAATCTGATAATATCATTGGTAGCTTCGATAATATCCCAGTCGTCGTCTAATTCATCGAAAGGTGAGTTTGTTCCGAAGAATAATACCAGATCCGGTGTACTTCCTCCCTCGAACATCCAGGTACCGGGAACTGTATTGGTGCCATTGGTTGCCTGGGCTGTATTATCTGTAGCAAAGCTGAATTCGTATCCGTTATAATTATCAGTTTCGTCGAAATCGTCAAAGAAATAAGTAATATACCAAACCCCATTTGTTAGGTTTTGTTCAAATACAACCGGATCTATAGGATCATTACTACCACTATTGTTCTCACAATCGTCTATAAGTTGTTGTAGTTGAGCATTGTTGGTAACGGTAACCACACTGTTATCATCAAGGATCACATTGATAGGATAATCAATACTAAAGTAGTCATCATCTCCTAAGCCATTTAAGAAAAGGTATAATTCCAGGTCGTTATTTACAGTTACCGTACCGGTTTGTTGCTGGTTATTATCGAAGATGAAGAAAGTGATTGGGTATTCGAAATCCAGACAACTAATGGAGTCATCTCCACCACTGCTTTCACAGGCAGCGATCAATGCATCAAGTTCGGCCTGGCTGTTTACAACAACTTCTGTATAATCATCGAGAATGACCGTAATTGGGAATACGATCTCCAGGGTATCTATGTCGTTAGGAAACTGATTGAATATCGCCTCCACGATGTCCAGGTCGTCCTCGTCTGTGAGGATCACTTCTTGTCCGTTGGCGATCACTGTCACCGGAAATTTAACAGACACACAACTGTTTCCATCTATTATATCATCTATACTACCCGAATTTTGAGAAGTTCGGATAAGTAAATTTGCAAGCACCGAATTAGCCGTGATAGTTTCTTCGTTGGTTTCATCGATAAAGATCTCTTCCTCTTTCTGGCAGGACGTAAAGGTCACACCAAATATGAGGAGTGTAAATAAAAATAGTTTAGTAAGCTTTTCCATTCGTAGCATTTTTTTTGGGATTATTTACTAGTTAAACAGCGGAGTTCGATTTTACCCTACCCCATATGCTAAATAATTTGATATATTTGAGCCAAACCTCAAAAATTGTTTATGAAAGATCCCGATTCTGTTTGCAATGAAGCGGTATTTAACCAGGTATACAATGATATTTCTCAGTCTGTATGGAGATTCGCATATTACAAATGTGGCGATGAGGCACAGGCAGATGACCTGGTACAGGATGCTTTCATAAAATTATGGAGCAACTGTGCAAAGGTTGCTGTGGCTAAGGCTAAATCTTTTTTATTCACGGTAACAAATAATGCTTTTTTAAACCAGATCGCACATAAGAAGGTGGTATTGAAACACGCTCAATTAACTCCGAGCAAAGTAGATAATGAGTCCCCCGAATTTGTGTTGGAAGAAAAACAATATCATAAAAAACTGCAGGATGCGATCTCCAATCTTAGTGAAGCACAACGAACCGCTTTTTTATTGAACCGTATAGACGGAATGAAGTATGCAGAGATCGCAGAACACCTTAATATAAGTGTAAAGGCTGTTGAAAAACGTATGAGCCAGGCATTGAAGCAATTGCGATCAGAGTTTAAAAATATTTAGCAGGTAGGGTAAAAACAGCTCGAACTGTTATACGTTTGATAAACCAGACTTATGGACAAACATTACATTTTACATAAATACCTCAATAAAGAGGCAACCCCCGACGAGATCGCCCAGTTAAGGACCGATCCCGAATTCGCGGATTACCTAAGGCTGGCAGAAGCAAGTAGTGGTTTTGAACCACCGCAATTTAATGCTTTAGCCAATTTCGACGCCATTCAATCAAGAAGAGAGAAGAAACTATCGGGACAAGCTAATCCTGCTTACAACCGGTTACTCAAGATCGCAGCCATCATGGTATTGGTTGTGGTAAGTTATGTATTCATATCCTCCTTAAGCACGACGGTTTCCACCGATGTTGCCCAAAAGGAGACGTTCACATTACCTGATAATTCTATTGTTCAGCTGAATTCAAATTCAGAAATAAGTTATAAGAAAAGAAATTGGAAAAATAACCGTTTATTAAAGTTAGAAGGAGAAGCGTATTTTAAAGTGAGTAAGGGAAATGCATTTACAGTTGAAACTCCGCAGGGAGATGTTACGGTTCTGGGAACACAGTTCAATGTGTTTTCCAGGGACACAATTTTTAATGTGAAATGCTTTGAAGGACTGGTAAGCGTTGCATTTAACGATACCCTAATAAAATTGCCAGCAGGCAATAAACTGAAGGTAGAAAACAATAAACTAGTTGTTTATACCACTACCACAACACAGGAACCTGCCTGGATCTATAACGAAAGTAGCTTTGAAAATGCTTCGTTGATAACAGTACTGAACGAACTAAAATCTCATTATCCTATTACTATAACCTCACCTCACAGTATAGCCAACAAACGATTTACCGGTAGTTTCACTCACGAAAATCTGAACTCTGCCCTGCGGTCGATATGCGATCCATTACAATTAGGCTACACTGTCGATGGAAATGATGTAACCATATATGCGAAATAGCGCTGTGCAAGGGCGGACGATCGTCTTAATTATTTGTCTTTCTCTTTCCACAGTGTTTTGCAAAGCGCAGGATGGTGGGAATAAAAACCTGCTTGTGGTCTTGCAATCTATAGAGCAGGCATTCAATGTACGTTTCTCGTATGCTGTGGATGATATTGCCAATGTTACCTTATTGTACGAACCTCAACCCTCCCTCGAGGCTTCCCTGGATTATCTCTCAAAGAATATCCCCTTTACATTTAATAAAATTGATGATCGATATATTACTGTAGTAAAAAACACTTCCGAATTTCTCTGCGGAAGAATCCTTGCAGCAGATACAGGATTACCCCTGGAAAATGCGACTATCGTTTCCAATCTTACTTCCTTCGGAACATTATCGAATGAAGATGGTACCTTTTTTATTCCGAAGGCACTGCTCAATGAAGAATTGCTTATCCGTTTTGTTGGTTATCAGCCCTGGCAGATCGCGGTATCCGATCTAAATATAAATTGCGAAGCTATATTAGTTCCCGCCGAGGTTTCCACCCTACAAACCGTATTTATAAAAAATTTCCTCGTTAAAGGTCTCTCTAAGAATATGGATGGATCCTTCGGAATAAATACATCCGAGTTTGGTTTGCTGCCCGGACAGGTGGAAAACGACATCCTATTTGTTACTCAGGCCCTGCCCGGAATACAAAGTGTGAATGAGACCATTTCCAATATCAATGTTCGAGGAGGTACTCACGACGAAAATCTTATCCTCTGGAATGATATTAAATCCTACCAGAGCGGGCATTTCTTCGGGTTGATCTCTGCTTTTAATCCAGACATCACCCAAGACGTGAAGGTTCACAAGAATGGTACACCAATTCGTTACGGCGATGGAATTTCGAGTGTGATAGCCATGAAGTCCCGGGACGAATTAAGCGAAGGTTTTCACGGCGGGGCAGGTCTCAATCTTATCAACGGAAGCGCCTTTGCATATCTTCCTGTATCGGAGAAAGCAGCGATACAAGTATCGGGTCGTAGTTCGTTTAATGCGTTATGGGAATCGCCAGTCTATCAAACCTATTCTGAAAAAGTTTTTCAGGATACCGAAATCTCAAATACCGATCCTGCAGAAAGCGGTTTAAAAATCGCGGCGGAGGAAGATTTCAGCTTTTACGATGTAAGTACAAGGTTTCTATGGGACATAAACGACAAAGATAAATTTCGGGTGAATTTTTTGGCAATGAACAACACCCTTACATTTAATGAAACCATTTTGGACACCGAGCGTTCTAAAAACAGTGAATTGGATCTAAAGAGTATCCTGGGAGGATTGAGTTGGGAACGAGCCTGGAGTGACACCTTCAGCACCAGGGTTCTCACCTATCTTACAACCTATTACTTAAGAGCCCTCAACCGTGACTTGTTAACCACACAGGAGGTTTTTCAGGAAAATGATGTGCTTGAGACGGGAATTAAATTGGATGGTAATCTGGAGCTGTCCGATAATTTTACGGCATCGGGAGGTTACCAGTTTGTAGAAACAGGTATTACAAACGAACAGGAAGTTAATTTACCGCGATTTGTCGATTTTAAGAAAAATGTACTTCGTACTCATGCGGCATTTGCCGGTCTCACTTATACCTCTAATGATAATAATACTACGCTTAACGGTGGTGTACGATTTAATTATTTTACCAAGTTCGACAAGCTCCTTATCGAACCGCGAATTGCCCTTCATCAAAAATTAGTGGGTGGTTTATCCCTGGAGGCACAGGGAGAATTTAAAAGTCAGGCTACCACTCAGCGCATCGATTTCGATAGTGATTTTCTTGGTGTAGAAAAGCGCAGATGGGTATTGGCCGATGAAGAAAATATTCCCATTGTCACGAGTAGACAGGCATCCCTGGGCCTACTTTTTGAGAAAAACGGGTGGCTGCTAAATGCCGAAGGCTTTTATAAGGAAGTGGAAGGAATTTCCTCGGGCAACCAGGGTTTTCAAAACCAATTTCAATACCTACGCAGTAGTGGAAGTTACCTAGCCAATGGTGCAGAATTTGTGGTTAATAAAGAGGAAAACAATTACAGCATCTGGTTAAGTTATGCGTATCTTAATAATACTTACGAATTCAACTCATTTCAACCTACTTCCTTCCCACACAATCTCGACGTAACACATACTGCAACTTTTGCCGGATCTCTAATCTTCGATCGCCTTAAAGTGGCATCGGGGATAAATTATCATTCGGGTAAACCCTATACTATTCCATTAACTGAAGATGCGATCATATCTGATGGCATAAACGAAACTATCGCTTATGGTAACCCAAATGAAGAACGCCTCACCGATTATTATCGCGTAGATCTTTCGGCGGAATACAACTGGGAGATCTCCGAGAATGTTGATGCAAAGATCAATCTGGCAGTACTTAATGTTCTGGACACCCGAAATACCTTAAATATTCGTTACGTTATCACAGAGAATACAGACGGTGAGAGCTCTATAAACGAAGTTAGAACAACCTCTCTGGGTCTTTCTCCCAATTTTTCACTACAACTTTTATTCTAAAATGGAAGAGTAACTTCTTCCCCTACCTGAATTCATAGATTTTAAATTTCTATCAGATTTCTTTGATAGTGAGGTGGTTATGCACGCGTACTTTAGCAACATAATTAGAATTATCCCTATTCAAATAATAGTAACCAAATTAAATTTCAATTATGAAAAAAGTAAGTATTCTAATCGCCGTGCTGGCCCTTTGTGCCATGCCATTTACGACTATCGCACAAACGTGTAGTCGTACACTAACCTCGAAATCCGGAACTGTGTATTCTGCCAACCCCGGAACATTAACAACCACTGCAACCTCAGACCAGGTGACTATCCGTATCAAAAAAACGGGAGGACGTGCTGAAACTCAGGTAAATGTTTATGTAAACAATGTAATGCAATCCAATCCTATCGAATACGATAATGGTACCTATATCCCTTCCGGATGGCAGACCAGAACTCTTAACGGAGTTAATGGAAAGCAGATCAAGGTAAGGATCGTCAACCAATCTGTAGGTAATACATTTAAGTATGATGCCAAGATCCAGGGTAACAGTAATAACGTTACCACTACCGGGAATAAAGCGTCCGGAAGACTTCTTGGACAGACCAATAAGACCATCTATACCAATCCTTCGTGTACCGGGAAGGCACGCATTATTGTAAGGCGTACCGATGGCAACGCAAGAGGCAACATACGAGTATGGGAAAAAAATGGTACATCGTGGAATTTGCTTAACAACCACACCTATACGTTCGAAAAGAACCAGGACAAAAAGATATTTGTAGTAAACTCCAACCGTAAATTAAAGGTTGAACTTCGTAATGTTTCAGTGGGAAATAACCTGCACTACATCATGAATGCCCTGGCTGCCAATTAAATAATCTTGTTTTGCGAACGGCTTCCATTTGGGAGCCGTTTGCGAACTAAGGATTTCACCTACATGAATTCATACATTTTTGATCACTAAGGGATTTCTTTGACCCATAACCTTTTAATGATCAATAACTTAGTTCTAACCTCTAAATATAAACCGAAATGAAAAATTTAACATTAATACTCGTCTTTTTTGTTGCCACATTGTCGGCGCAAACAGAATGCCCACCCGGTGCATGGTGTCATCCGGATGGAGAAGGTCTTGGATATCCTTACACTTCCCTTCTGGGAGGAATGACCGAAGCAGCTGATGCTGTTGGGAAAGTAATGAACGATGATGGCTGCGCTGGCGCAAACTACGCAGAAATGGTCTATTGTTATCCCGCTAAGTGGCTAGCCGATGCCATCCCGTGCATGTACGGTAAAGATACTCCACAAGCCACCTTATGTGACGATGGCGATGGTGGTGGCGATGGTGATGGTGGGGAAGCCGAAAACGAAAGTTACACTTCCAATCCAAACTTTACCCCTTTTTACACTACGGAAGCAAAAGCCAAACAGGTTATCCAGAAATTTCTTGCCAAAAAATCAAGAGGACAGGTAATTACCAAACTGGATAAAGGATATGTCCTGAAACTGAAATCGAAATTTTTCACAAATAAGAAAAAAACAGAATACGTGGCCATGATGGAGTTGTATAATCCGAAAGGCCAGGTTGTAGGACGACCTGTAATGTTCACCAAAGGGAAAAGAGTTTACGTACATGACCTGCTCCCTAAAAAAGGTAAAAACAAATAACGTTATTCAACAATAATTCTAAAGATATTGAAATCATGAAAAAATTAATCGCAATTATTACGATCGCCCTGTTTGCTTTTAGCTTTCAGGCAGAAGCCCAAAACTGTAATCAAGGGAAGAAACTAGCCGAAAAAACCTGGGAAAAATGGGGGCCATGGAAACCGAATATTCAATTGATCCCTTTTAAAGCAGAAGTACAGAAGATCAAGAATGTTTGGAACTGGATCGCTGCAAATGGTGGCGCGACCATAGGACCAAGATTCCTTGAAATTGATGGTGGAAACGAAACCGGTAGTATCACCGGGCAGACCAAAAGTACGTTCGTTACGCCACCGTCCTTCGATAATAAAGTAGAGCTCACCATTAACAAATACGATGGAAAAGCTAAGACCGGAGTAGTGATCTGTGTTCAAGGTCGCGACGGGGTTACCACCCAAAAGGCCACCTACGAATTTCCTAACGACAAGAATGGCAAAGTAAAGAAATTCACTTTGAACAACGTTCGAGGAAAGATCATCATTGTTGCAATGAGGAATAAATCGGTAGGAAATAAATTCA includes the following:
- a CDS encoding TonB-dependent receptor plug domain-containing protein, whose product is MTQIRKFTLLFILFSFNYLSGQNQTDSRSLQEVFTYLEQTFQCTFSYKDIDLRYHYTSVPKANDLELAVQTLSQSTLFNFTILEDRTVAVQKKEGLVRRCVVITSEIDLPMVNVAIVTPYQQLITDSAGRADLEVGNTSEEITIRYTGFETIRTTAANLATNDCSSFRLLRKIEYLNTVTLVNYLAKGITKSTNGALNVNYKEFDILPGLIEPDVLQTIQALPGIQSVNETVSFINIRGGTNDQNLVLWDGIKMYQSGHFFGLISAFNPFLTTEVNIIKNGSSAEYGDGVSGIISMQGDDTIGSQISGGWGINAISTDAYLEIPLSDKASLQLAGRKSFNNLIETPTYTEYFEKAFQNTEVLVNSEAESASNDDFTFYDAHLRFVYKPTEKDYLRVNFLLLGNRLDFLENAVIDNVRESRQSELTQENYSGGLYYGRIWNNKFSTNIQLYGTTYGLRATNFDIRNNQRLLQNNDVLEGGLKASGNFAISQNAMLMAGYQFNETGITNFEQINNPFFERTDKQVLRTHSVFAQTNLSPAKWNTTIIAGLRLNHIGKFNKVLLEPRLSINYRFLNYFSIDVAGELKSQTTSQIIDLQNDFLGVENRRWVLSRENDIPILKGQQFSVGINYSRNGWLVNAEPYIKRIEGITTQSQGFQNQFENARTHGSYMVKGVDLLINKRFRNVNTWFSYSYAKNDYTFKQLTPSSFPNNIDIRHTITYGINYSIDKFNISGGFNYHSGKPITTLVPGNQVVNGQLNFDLPNASNIDDYIRVDISGTYSFSIGEKLNAFAGISFWNLLDTKNELNSFYRINSDGEHEKVTENSLAFTPNATFRIRF
- a CDS encoding M28 family peptidase: MKNIILCFLMALSAVGTYSQTEIDKVKETVSKSEIEGHIYFLADDLLKGREAGTPENKIAASYLANTLRSYGVKPNPKTGTYYQTVPMEKKPAPKPIYLTINGKEYKYKLPMKSAKLEVTTEGVYLGYGMESDFEGKDLRKKFVIVKSGSANSPSVRAAFGLTQQKEQLAKAAGALGVIELVDTDQRTWGRIDHFVNSPRLELASGEKTNEDGRFGYIWMMDEKGSLANELDGAPNPSVKVDMSLSPVSKIISQNVIGVVEGTDPKLKNEYVIYSAHYDHVGIGSPDATGDTIYNGARDNAVGTTTVLSMAKNLAKYPTKRSALFILFTAEEKGLLGSKYYVENPVLPLKQMVYCFNSDNGGYNDTSLATIVGLERTTAQKNIEMAAADFGLKAIEDPAPEQGLFDRSDNVHFAAKGIPAPTFSMGFTSFDGEVTKYYHQPGDHADSLDYDYLLKFFRAYVMAGRNIANDTKTAVWVSGDKYEAAGKTLYGN
- a CDS encoding autotransporter outer membrane beta-barrel domain-containing protein, whose protein sequence is MEKLTKLFLFTLLIFGVTFTSCQKEEEIFIDETNEETITANSVLANLLIRTSQNSGSIDDIIDGNSCVSVKFPVTVIANGQEVILTDEDDLDIVEAIFNQFPNDIDTLEIVFPITVILDDYTEVVVNSQAELDALIAACESSGGDDSISCLDFEYPITFFIFDNNQQQTGTVTVNNDLELYLFLNGLGDDDYFSIDYPINVILDDNSVVTVTNNAQLQQLIDDCENNSGSNDPIDPVVFEQNLTNGVWYITYFFDDFDETDNYNGYEFSFATDNTAQATNGTNTVPGTWMFEGGSTPDLVLFFGTNSPFDELDDDWDIIEATNDIIRLRDESGDGSIDYLTFERTPPTGGGGNTNALITELTTGVWYVNLLDDDGNIETCDYVDYVFTYNLNGTATAISSSTTVNGFWSVEVDDGVLNLILNFDITADPNFDDINDDWDVSSFNSNLISLLDVSGGGGGTDILEFGRSPATGCGGGGGGTAQALIDTLEDGQWFVAQYLDDGIDETIDYNGYTLTFNTGGTVVATNGTNTFNGTWAVTGTTNLDLVLDFGTQFPFDEFNDDWDVLNFTSTLVELEDVSGGGGGTDNLTFQKL
- a CDS encoding RNA polymerase sigma factor, whose product is MKDPDSVCNEAVFNQVYNDISQSVWRFAYYKCGDEAQADDLVQDAFIKLWSNCAKVAVAKAKSFLFTVTNNAFLNQIAHKKVVLKHAQLTPSKVDNESPEFVLEEKQYHKKLQDAISNLSEAQRTAFLLNRIDGMKYAEIAEHLNISVKAVEKRMSQALKQLRSEFKNI
- a CDS encoding FecR family protein; this encodes MDKHYILHKYLNKEATPDEIAQLRTDPEFADYLRLAEASSGFEPPQFNALANFDAIQSRREKKLSGQANPAYNRLLKIAAIMVLVVVSYVFISSLSTTVSTDVAQKETFTLPDNSIVQLNSNSEISYKKRNWKNNRLLKLEGEAYFKVSKGNAFTVETPQGDVTVLGTQFNVFSRDTIFNVKCFEGLVSVAFNDTLIKLPAGNKLKVENNKLVVYTTTTTQEPAWIYNESSFENASLITVLNELKSHYPITITSPHSIANKRFTGSFTHENLNSALRSICDPLQLGYTVDGNDVTIYAK